One window from the genome of Lentibacillus daqui encodes:
- a CDS encoding YtoQ family protein, whose amino-acid sequence MELTVYLAGQIHTNWREELKQKASEKKLPLTFVAPQTDHDRSDNIGEDVLGEQPGKVYKDDAASSINNLRTQVLMQKSDVVIALFGEQYKQWNTAMDLSAAITMNKPTILVRPESLIHPLKELSNKANVTVETVDQALDVLNYIFE is encoded by the coding sequence ATGGAATTAACCGTTTATTTAGCTGGACAAATTCACACAAATTGGCGTGAAGAACTAAAACAGAAGGCAAGTGAGAAAAAGCTTCCCTTAACATTTGTTGCACCACAAACAGACCATGACCGGTCAGATAATATTGGCGAGGATGTGTTGGGAGAGCAGCCTGGAAAAGTGTATAAGGATGATGCTGCATCAAGTATTAATAATCTGCGAACTCAGGTACTAATGCAAAAATCAGATGTTGTCATTGCATTGTTTGGCGAACAATATAAACAATGGAATACAGCGATGGATCTAAGTGCTGCAATCACCATGAATAAACCAACCATCCTTGTCAGACCTGAATCCCTGATCCATCCTTTAAAAGAATTATCCAATAAGGCAAACGTTACGGTTGAAACGGTTGACCAAGCACTGGATGTACTGAATTATATTTTTGAATAA
- a CDS encoding thioredoxin family protein, translating to MKTLETKEQFSTYIENEPVIAIFTADWCPDCRIIEPVLPEIEQAYPGFTFVIIDRDQFIDICQDYDIFGIPSFIAFRDGAEIGRFVSKDRKTKEEVIAFIDNLPA from the coding sequence ATGAAAACACTTGAAACAAAAGAACAATTTTCAACATATATCGAAAATGAACCGGTAATTGCCATATTCACTGCAGACTGGTGCCCGGATTGCCGGATAATTGAACCTGTATTACCTGAAATCGAACAGGCTTATCCGGGATTCACATTTGTTATAATTGATCGTGACCAATTTATTGATATCTGCCAAGATTACGATATTTTTGGTATTCCAAGTTTTATTGCCTTTCGTGATGGTGCAGAAATTGGCCGATTTGTCAGCAAGGATCGGAAAACAAAAGAAGAAGTCATTGCTTTTATCGATAATTTACCCGCTTAG
- a CDS encoding DUF1444 domain-containing protein: MKMTSIKMKKLLEERLANPDYQTSYNRDKDTLRIEWKDTKQGVTITLPNVVGKYNERGNQAVNDIVDHITESLRMMHRNYELTGMEKSIFPVIRATSFPTETKAKTKLATKEHTAETRIFYALDLGKSYRLIDEPMLDKEGWTSERVDEIASFNVRSLSTEMKKDTVADNDFYFLATQDGYDASRILNEAFLEELKANSKGELALAVPHQDVLIAADIQNKTGYDILAQMTMKFFAEGRIPITSLSFLYEDKKLEPIFILAKNKPEK; encoded by the coding sequence ATGAAGATGACAAGTATCAAAATGAAAAAATTGCTGGAAGAACGATTGGCTAATCCGGATTATCAAACATCATATAATCGGGATAAAGATACGCTTCGCATCGAATGGAAAGATACAAAACAGGGAGTAACGATTACCCTTCCCAATGTAGTCGGGAAATATAATGAGCGGGGAAATCAAGCAGTTAACGACATTGTCGACCATATAACAGAGTCATTGCGGATGATGCACCGGAATTATGAGTTAACGGGAATGGAGAAATCAATTTTTCCTGTTATTCGCGCTACGTCTTTCCCGACAGAGACGAAAGCGAAAACCAAGCTTGCTACGAAAGAACACACCGCTGAAACAAGAATTTTTTATGCGTTGGACCTTGGGAAATCGTATCGGTTAATTGATGAGCCGATGCTGGACAAAGAAGGTTGGACCAGCGAGCGGGTTGATGAAATTGCCTCATTTAATGTTCGTTCTTTATCCACCGAAATGAAAAAGGATACGGTTGCTGATAATGACTTTTATTTCCTGGCTACACAGGATGGATATGATGCAAGCAGAATTTTAAATGAAGCATTTTTGGAGGAATTAAAGGCTAATAGTAAAGGGGAATTAGCATTAGCTGTCCCCCATCAAGATGTTCTAATTGCCGCCGATATTCAAAATAAAACAGGCTATGATATACTGGCGCAAATGACAATGAAGTTTTTCGCGGAAGGAAGAATACCAATCACTTCCTTATCGTTTCTTTACGAAGATAAAAAACTGGAACCGATATTTATTTTGGCAAAAAACAAACCCGAGAAATAG
- the ytpR gene encoding YtpR family tRNA-binding protein yields MDVFYNPTGIGDVLIIPLQEGNRYELKHEQYGDITKIISTDGNVLGYNIFHASQHFELPATGKIMLTADMLDTLQIFFEKNGLHDSLDFDLRPKFVVGYVREKTPHENADKLSVCQVDTGDETLQIVCGAPNVDAGQKVVVAKVGATMPNGLQIKPTKLRGVPSNGMICSQKELGLPNAPKEKGIYVLEDSYTIGEPFNF; encoded by the coding sequence GTGGATGTATTTTATAATCCAACAGGTATTGGTGATGTTTTAATTATCCCTCTGCAGGAAGGGAATCGTTATGAACTAAAGCATGAGCAATATGGCGACATTACGAAAATTATCAGTACAGACGGGAATGTGCTTGGTTATAACATTTTTCATGCGTCACAACATTTTGAGCTACCTGCAACAGGAAAAATCATGCTCACAGCGGACATGCTTGATACATTACAGATATTCTTTGAAAAAAATGGGCTGCACGATTCACTTGATTTTGATTTGCGTCCAAAATTTGTTGTCGGCTATGTTCGTGAGAAGACCCCACATGAAAATGCTGATAAATTAAGTGTCTGCCAGGTAGATACGGGCGATGAAACATTGCAGATTGTATGTGGCGCGCCAAACGTTGATGCAGGTCAGAAGGTTGTTGTTGCCAAAGTTGGTGCAACAATGCCGAACGGACTTCAAATCAAACCGACAAAATTACGTGGGGTTCCATCGAATGGTATGATATGTTCGCAAAAAGAATTAGGCTTGCCAAATGCACCAAAAGAAAAAGGTATTTATGTGCTGGAAGACAGTTATACAATTGGTGAACCGTTTAATTTTTAA
- a CDS encoding DNA translocase FtsK, producing the protein MWERWKKRIANLFFTEVIEEEEVERKPRDINSLHDPDVHTKVVYKYPNRNSFHFPVIPDNPNLNRETDRPAFERKPQRRDKYQNRVRERPLEQTYRRREDPAEQKEEPEIVQKPSKQVQPRKEPFQPSEVPSPIYGFHNRHEEKELEDIPAFVRYQQPEIVPEKSETEEISVSAENEVAAGQMESITAEELDPEPAIMETESSEIHDAIDTGTEEIQSIEPTYENNDSIVIDRKPEEQSSYSDRQEQEIQQPNEEANKQGPGTSPNRGKQRNKRKQMNRQNNQNTNSSIPFNVMMSANDKRHHERKQRVGSIHPIATKQKTDIPYHLLNDPVPTNSQDQIWVAEQKELLEETLKHFHVKAKVVNATQGPSVTRFEVHPDMGVKVSKIKNLSDDLKLNMAAKDIRIEAPIPGKNTVGIEIPNPKPQMVGLQEIFATEAFKNSQSPLTIALGLTIEGSPLITNIKKMPHGLIAGATGAGKSVCINTILISLIYKANYKDVKFLLIDPKMVELAPFNSIPHLVAPVITDVKAATQSLKWAVNEMEDRYEKFVQEGVRDIERYNQKMSRENRPDDKMPFLVIVIDELADLMMVAPQDVEDAICRIAQKARACGIHLLLATQRPSVDVITGLIKANIPTRIAFSVSSQVDSRTIIDTSGAEKLLGKGDMLFVENGAGKSVRLQGAFVSDDEIERVTKYARSIAPAEYLFEQDDLLEQVAVDGEVEDDLLEEAIRFVVQQNSASTSLLQRHFKIGYNRAARLMDTMELKGIIAQQNGSKPREVLISDSQLSME; encoded by the coding sequence ATGTGGGAACGATGGAAGAAAAGAATAGCAAACTTGTTTTTTACAGAGGTAATTGAAGAGGAAGAGGTTGAACGGAAACCACGGGATATCAACAGCTTACATGATCCGGATGTACATACCAAGGTTGTATATAAGTATCCAAATCGAAACTCATTTCATTTTCCAGTGATCCCTGATAATCCAAACCTGAATCGGGAAACGGACAGACCAGCATTTGAACGGAAACCCCAAAGACGGGATAAATATCAGAATCGTGTTAGAGAGCGTCCACTTGAACAAACATACAGGAGAAGAGAGGACCCTGCAGAACAAAAAGAAGAACCAGAAATAGTACAAAAACCAAGCAAACAAGTACAACCCAGGAAAGAGCCATTTCAGCCATCAGAGGTTCCGTCACCAATTTATGGGTTTCATAACCGGCATGAGGAAAAAGAGCTTGAGGATATCCCTGCATTTGTTCGCTACCAGCAACCGGAAATAGTACCAGAAAAATCCGAAACAGAAGAAATATCTGTTTCTGCGGAGAATGAAGTAGCAGCCGGGCAGATGGAATCGATAACTGCAGAGGAGCTTGATCCAGAACCGGCAATTATGGAAACCGAATCATCGGAAATACATGACGCTATTGATACTGGAACAGAAGAGATACAGTCAATTGAACCAACATATGAAAACAATGATTCAATAGTTATTGATCGCAAACCGGAGGAGCAATCTTCTTATAGCGACAGACAAGAACAAGAGATACAGCAACCTAATGAAGAAGCAAACAAGCAAGGTCCTGGTACATCACCTAATCGTGGCAAACAGAGGAACAAACGAAAACAAATGAACCGGCAAAATAATCAAAATACAAATTCAAGTATTCCGTTTAATGTCATGATGAGTGCCAATGATAAACGGCATCATGAGCGAAAACAGCGGGTGGGCAGTATTCACCCCATTGCCACTAAGCAAAAGACAGATATTCCTTATCATTTACTGAATGATCCGGTTCCAACAAACAGTCAGGATCAGATTTGGGTAGCTGAGCAAAAGGAGCTGTTGGAGGAAACACTAAAACATTTTCACGTCAAGGCAAAGGTGGTAAACGCTACGCAAGGGCCATCTGTGACAAGATTTGAAGTGCATCCTGATATGGGTGTTAAGGTTAGCAAGATTAAAAACTTAAGTGATGATCTTAAATTAAACATGGCAGCAAAGGATATTCGCATTGAGGCACCAATACCCGGAAAAAATACGGTGGGAATTGAAATCCCTAATCCGAAGCCGCAAATGGTTGGTTTACAGGAAATTTTTGCGACGGAAGCCTTTAAAAACAGTCAATCCCCATTAACCATTGCATTAGGGTTGACGATTGAGGGATCACCGTTAATAACGAACATTAAAAAAATGCCGCATGGGTTAATTGCCGGTGCAACGGGGGCGGGTAAAAGTGTGTGTATTAACACCATTCTGATCAGCCTTATTTATAAAGCGAACTATAAAGATGTGAAATTTTTGCTGATTGATCCAAAAATGGTTGAACTTGCTCCATTTAATAGCATCCCACATTTGGTAGCACCTGTAATCACAGACGTAAAGGCTGCCACACAATCTTTAAAATGGGCTGTAAATGAAATGGAAGATCGCTACGAAAAGTTTGTCCAGGAAGGTGTTCGGGACATTGAACGATATAATCAAAAAATGAGCAGGGAAAATCGACCGGATGACAAGATGCCGTTTCTTGTGATTGTAATCGATGAGTTGGCAGATCTAATGATGGTTGCTCCACAGGATGTTGAGGATGCGATATGCCGAATTGCCCAAAAGGCAAGAGCTTGTGGAATCCATTTGTTATTGGCTACGCAGCGGCCGTCCGTCGATGTTATTACGGGATTAATCAAGGCAAACATCCCGACAAGAATTGCGTTTAGTGTTTCTTCACAAGTCGATTCACGCACAATTATTGATACAAGCGGTGCAGAAAAATTATTGGGAAAAGGGGATATGCTGTTTGTCGAAAACGGTGCAGGAAAAAGTGTCAGGCTGCAGGGAGCATTTGTCTCGGATGATGAAATCGAGCGGGTAACTAAATATGCACGCTCCATCGCCCCAGCCGAGTATTTATTTGAACAAGACGATTTATTGGAACAAGTTGCGGTTGATGGCGAGGTAGAGGATGATCTTCTGGAGGAGGCCATTAGGTTTGTTGTGCAGCAAAATAGTGCCAGTACATCCTTGTTACAGCGCCACTTTAAAATCGGTTATAACCGTGCTGCCCGTTTAATGGATACAATGGAGTTAAAAGGAATTATTGCCCAGCAAAATGGAAGCAAACCGCGGGAAGTTCTTATTTCTGATTCACAACTATCGATGGAGTGA